Below is a genomic region from Candidatus Zixiibacteriota bacterium.
AGCCGAACATCAATAGGAATAGTCTGTCCGGAGCCAAGCCGCTCTATTTCTCTTTCCTGAATTACCCTTAGAAGCTTTACCTGTATTCGGGGAGAGATTTCAGATATTTCATCCAGCAGGAGAGTTCCGCCATTGGCCTGCTCGAAGCGGCCGACAGTTGATTTCACGGCGCCAGTAAAAGCTCCTTTTTCATGGCCAAAAAGTTCCGATTCTATAAGACCTTCGGGCAAGGCGGCGCAATTCATTTTTATAAAAGGCTTTTCCGCCCTATAAGAATTGTAATGGATGGCTCGGGCGACCAGCTCTTTGCCGGTGCCGGTTTCGCCGTTGATAAGCACAGTTGATGGGGAATCGGCAATATTATTGATAATCTCATATATTTTCTGCATATCGGGAGATTTCCCCACAAGGCTATCGAAAGAATAATTCCCCGCAAGTTCCTGTTTAAGTTTTTTATTTTCATCTTTGAGTTTTTTAAACTCTAAAGCTCTTTCGACCAGGATTTCGAGTTCTTTGGCATTGAATGGTTTGGTAACATAATCATAGGCGCCCAGCTTCATAGCCTCAACAGCGTTTTCAATTGTGCCGAATGCAGTTACAACCATAACCCGGCATTCGGGCTGAACTGTAATAACTGCTTTTAAAACACCCAAACCGCTAATTCCCTGCATTTTCAAATCGGTTATAACTAAATCCAACTCCAGCTGGTTAAGTATTTCGACAGCTTTTTCACCCGAGTCTGCCTGCTCGACCTGATACCCTTTTCTTTTTAATACTTCAATTATAAACTCTCGAACCAGGGCATCATCATCAACAACTAAAATTCTTGAATACATACTACAATACCTCAAATTGGCAAATCTATTATAAAAACAGCTCCGCCGTTTTCTGATATTCCGGAATCAATAACGCCATTATGAAAATCAACAACCTTTTTTACCATAGACAACCCCAATCCGATACCGTTGTTGCGAGTAGTATAAAAAGGTTTGAATAATTTTTCCTTTTCTTCTATGGAAAATCCTTTGCCAGTATCAATGAATTTTATTCTTAAATTATTGCTATTTATAATTTCCAAAGTTACGGTTACCGTCCCACCGTCAGGTTCCATAATCTGACAGGCATTTTGAATAATATTGATAAATGCCTGCCGCAGTAATATTGGATCAAACTTGTAAGATATCGATTCGACATCGGTTTTGAAATCGATTACACTATTAACAGCATACGGTTCGTTTGAGAGCGATTTAATAATATTCTCAATAAAGTTCACCATATCAAGTTCGAGATATTTTGGTTCCATTTTCTTTGTGAAATCTAAAAGGCTGGTTATGATTCTGTTTAGCTCTTTTGCGCCGGTTGATATCTTTTTAGATATCAAAGATGAAGAATGGTCTTCAGGCAAATCTCTTTGCAAAAGATCAGTAAAACCAATAATACCGGCTAACGGATTCCTAACCTGATGAGCAACAGTAGCCGCCATCTCACCCAAAGCCGCCAGCGCCGATACATGACGTATGGTTTCTCTCAATTTCTTCTCAGCAGAAATATCATATAATATTTCCACCACGCCGCAAAACACATTATCGTCATCAAAGATTTTGCTTGATGAATAACCTACTGGCTGAGCGCCAAACCATTTTTCGCCATGAACCTTAATTTCCTTGCTTTCCAGCAAATTATATGTTGGCGCATGCTCATCCTGTGGAAAGACATCTTGATAATTAGTATTAAGAATATCAATTTTTGAAATACCTGTCAATCTTTCGGCCGCCTTATTAAATAAATTTATACTCCCGTCAATGCCAAAAACCACAACTCCGGCATTTAGGCATTCGAGGATATTATTCAGATATACCGAAAGTTTGCTGTTGCTTACTAATGCTTCGGTTAACTGTATATTAGTCTGTTCGAGTTGTTGGCTTTGCAGTTCGAATTTTTCTGATATTTCCTGATAATCTTTCTGAAATTTTTCAGCCAAATCAGAAATGGAAATATAAGAATCTGAGATTCTCTTTAAGTTGTTTAATTTTTGATTATCTTTTCTCATAGTTATTATTTTACCATAAACCTGAAATATTTCAATTGTTTTATTTGATTATTTTTCACAACATTTTCTGCGAATTAATAGTACAGCCTGTAAAAATAGAATAATGTTCCCATAACTTTAGTCATAATCAACTTCTTAGTATTTAATTTTGGAGTGTATAACTTCCGAAAAACAACTTCTTACCGTACAACTTTTATCTGAACTCCGTGTTATTGCAGCCAGCATTTTAAATCAAACATCAGGCTGGCAAAAATAAATAGTACTACTAGAAACAATTCACAATTTCTGAAGCCATATGCTGAAGCGGAACAACTCTATCGGCTAAATTATTTTCCACTACTGCTCTTGGCATGCCGTACACTATACATGTTTCTTCATTTTGAGCAA
It encodes:
- a CDS encoding sigma-54-dependent Fis family transcriptional regulator, yielding MYSRILVVDDDALVREFIIEVLKRKGYQVEQADSGEKAVEILNQLELDLVITDLKMQGISGLGVLKAVITVQPECRVMVVTAFGTIENAVEAMKLGAYDYVTKPFNAKELEILVERALEFKKLKDENKKLKQELAGNYSFDSLVGKSPDMQKIYEIINNIADSPSTVLINGETGTGKELVARAIHYNSYRAEKPFIKMNCAALPEGLIESELFGHEKGAFTGAVKSTVGRFEQANGGTLLLDEISEISPRIQVKLLRVIQEREIERLGSGQTIPIDVRLVATSNRELKQEVRKGRFRDDLFFRLQVIPINLPPLRERLDDIPLLFDHFLKKYCYREGVPIKNLSEKVIKFFMSYNWPGNVRELENYIERAVVMSKGQELKVSDFPMEVAIGSPCFEKTDNEAGATIADMERRLIYKTLEANNWNKARTAEILGITSRTLRNKLGEYRTQQ
- a CDS encoding PAS domain S-box protein; this translates as MRKDNQKLNNLKRISDSYISISDLAEKFQKDYQEISEKFELQSQQLEQTNIQLTEALVSNSKLSVYLNNILECLNAGVVVFGIDGSINLFNKAAERLTGISKIDILNTNYQDVFPQDEHAPTYNLLESKEIKVHGEKWFGAQPVGYSSSKIFDDDNVFCGVVEILYDISAEKKLRETIRHVSALAALGEMAATVAHQVRNPLAGIIGFTDLLQRDLPEDHSSSLISKKISTGAKELNRIITSLLDFTKKMEPKYLELDMVNFIENIIKSLSNEPYAVNSVIDFKTDVESISYKFDPILLRQAFINIIQNACQIMEPDGGTVTVTLEIINSNNLRIKFIDTGKGFSIEEKEKLFKPFYTTRNNGIGLGLSMVKKVVDFHNGVIDSGISENGGAVFIIDLPI